The Brassica napus cultivar Da-Ae chromosome C7, Da-Ae, whole genome shotgun sequence genomic interval tgatttataaatagtataaattaaatatatataatttaatgttgtaatactatacctctatatgaATATTTGTcgatattaacttttaaaattataaagaatttttttaaataacaaaaatcatattatctgaCAATTTTATTGGATTatcaataatttgatttaaacaatagatgatccattagatttatagatagtataaattaaatagatataatttaatgttgtaatactatacctatgtaatctatatgctaaatatttaaatatttgtcgatgttaatttttaaaattataaggattttttttaaataacaaaaatcatattatctaacaatgattaatatttactaccttaaaccaaggaaaacaaaatttaaactatatagtttattttaaaaattaaacaaaaactaaatgtttaattatttactcgacaatataaatctatgaagcgaaaagtttaattttttaaaatctttctaaatttgtgaaattttacaatatctttgaatatgataataaaacaatattttactaatctttatatatatagttacgattttaataatgaaataataatctgaatatatatatatatatatatatatatatatatatatatatatatatataagaagatacaaatacatgtgaaagtttgaaacaatctattcaatgaaaaaatatacagcaaacttattatgttttaaaaattgatagacacatatatattataatatatatcaatatagaattgaaaacaaaatatttatataaaaataaatgaaaacaaaaacccgcgcggttgcgcggatcgagatctagtttttATTAAATCACAAATACGATATTCATATTTCCAGAGTATTATGATGGCTATCGCCTCTCATCAGGAGGAACTTTTGAACTTCGAAACTAGTTGCACTATATTACGCATTAGAAAAGTATAAACTATTGTCAACTAGTTTTATATCATATCTCTGTTTCATAGAAAGTCAAATTAGATtgggaaatttttttattttttgactatATCTATCACTATCATTCTAGACAATAACTATGAATCACACAATTTTCTTAGAAGAAATGAAACTTAATCAGATAGACAATAACTATGAATCACATACAATAACTAATCTTATATGCTGTGAATATTTTTAGCTCATGTATAAGTATGATATATTAACCCACAAATAAGAAAACGCACGTGCTGGTTTTGATTTATTAGCAATACATAATATCTTGGGGTCAATTCTATGTAAGATTGTTAATTTGTTATTAACAAAACAGTTTGTCAGATAATTATATACTAGGTGGAATTCTGTTCGGAGACACGTAAAACATATAGAAGATTTGGTTGTAAGTTTGCTGACAATAATCGGTGAGAAcacttttttttggtcaaaaatcGGTGAGTACAAGTTAACCAATGAATTTGGAGATTGCATGTAGTCCAGGAAACTATTACAAGTTATATGTTTCTAAAGTATGTAATTTTAATATGCGTTAGggataatatatacatatgacGATTTTGATATAGAAAATGATAGATGTACGGAAACAGATTTTTCGAATATAAAAAGGATGCTTTGGATCAATGGTGATGTTGGTACTTGCAACTCTGATTCTAGAGTGGGATTCgaatgtaaacaaaaatgttatataCATTTTCTTTGTTATGACAATGAAAACAGAGTAGTAAATAAAGTTTATTTGGTATAAAGTTGTAAGGGCATGAAAACCCTTGAacaataaaaagtttttttaacttttaagggCGTATTTAGCCAACAAACTAGGAAAAAGGAGACAAAGGTGcttataatttgttttcaaaTGATACAAAGAGGGTATAGCAATTAGTCGAGATAAACAATTAGTTATGCATCAAAATAGCAATTTGAAATTTcacaaataattaaattttatataaccaCATAAAATTGGACGAGTCAAAAAACGACAaacattatgtatataaaacacCTAAAGAATTATATAACCCGTAAAATAACCTtgccaattaaaaaaaatcttgtaagttgTAAGTTTATTTGACCACCCAGCCCTCTAGGAGgccatgtatatataaatacgtGGTGACAAAAACTTGATACTTTCAAAATCTTCATTCAACCTTTCTCTATTTCCTAAAAAGACATGGAAGCTTCACATAACTCCAATCTCCAAACCCCTAAACTCACAAAACCATTACATGATCTCCTGGAACTAgaacaagaggaagaagatgaagataaagaagaaacACTCTCTCTCCGAGACCTTCCCCTGATCAACGACAACAAACCTAGCTCCACCGCCACCACAACCACCACTGAAGACCACGGTGAACCGTCGACGGAACCTTTTGAGTTCTTGACCTCAACTTCCTACGACGTTTCTCCGGCAGAAAACATTATCTACCGAGGCAAAATCATCccattaaattacaaaaatgcccTCTTCTCGCCTCCTGAACACATCAGCCCACGAGTTCGGACAAGATCCGAGTCCTTGTCTGCTATACAAGGCAATAAGCTAAACCCTCCCCTAGCACGCGACAATGTCGGGCCTATGAGAACAAGCCGTTCTTTAGATGATCGCAAGCTCACACGTCGTTTAACCACCGCAGATCCTCCACCAGAAAATGTTTCTTTGACAAAAGGTAAGGCTAAGACTGAAACAGTGTTGTCTGGAAGTGGAAAGAGTGTAAGACCTAGATGGTATGTGATCATGTTTGGTGTAGTTAAATTCCCACCAGAGATCGAGCTGAGGAATATAAAGAGTCGCAAAACTCGCCGAAATGTTCCACCGGTTATGTTTCCGTCTCATCCTGACCGGAGATCTCAAGAAAGGTCGCCGTCTCCTTCTTGGAGGTTTCTCAACGCCTTAAGTTGCAAGGAGCCCACAAGCGTCGCTGCAACGGCACCGCTTTGGGTTCC includes:
- the LOC106410287 gene encoding uncharacterized protein LOC106410287 — its product is MEASHNSNLQTPKLTKPLHDLLELEQEEEDEDKEETLSLRDLPLINDNKPSSTATTTTTEDHGEPSTEPFEFLTSTSYDVSPAENIIYRGKIIPLNYKNALFSPPEHISPRVRTRSESLSAIQGNKLNPPLARDNVGPMRTSRSLDDRKLTRRLTTADPPPENVSLTKGKAKTETVLSGSGKSVRPRWYVIMFGVVKFPPEIELRNIKSRKTRRNVPPVMFPSHPDRRSQERSPSPSWRFLNALSCKEPTSVAATAPLWVPHA